From a region of the Mercurialis annua linkage group LG1-X, ddMerAnnu1.2, whole genome shotgun sequence genome:
- the LOC126664425 gene encoding protein MIZU-KUSSEI 1, producing the protein MPIAIQHMSRLLPTFLIHSIISCFLHFPFYADASNNIPHTPSWPELLPTHSHILSLIYSLYSSRPLLKNTLYLASAMRMMIDLGNQTGSLLSIIDAPTSVDCGRPVRFRRSFRSLVECMVPCCGFQPSHSYAIDSDSTTVTGTFFGYRKGRVSFCLQEDTRTSPLLLLEFAVPTSYLAREMQYGLLRIALECDRQKESSSWCSLFRVPVWSMYCNGRKVGFAIRRQLSGSDAGVLKLMQSVSVGAGVLPVPPMSEDGELMYLRATFQRVIGSADSESFHMMNPVGSSGQELSIFLLRS; encoded by the coding sequence ATGCCAATTGCCATTCAACATATGTCTCGTCTGTTACCCACTTTTCTTATTCACTCCATCATATCTTGCTTTCTTCATTTTCCTTTCTATGCAGATGCTTCCAACAATATACCCCACACCCCCTCGTGGCCGGAATTATTGCCCACTCACTCCCATATACTTTCCCTTATTTATTCCCTTTATTCCTCACGCCCTCTCCTTAAAAATACTCTATACCTAGCTTCTGCAATGAGGATGATGATAGACCTGGGCAACCAAACAGGTTCTCTGCTCTCCATAATCGACGCTCCAACCTCAGTAGACTGCGGACGACCAGTGCGGTTCCGCCGATCCTTTAGATCCCTCGTCGAGTGCATGGTCCCCTGCTGTGGATTCCAGCCCTCTCATTCCTATGCCATCGATTCCGACTCCACTACCGTAACCGGCACTTTCTTCGGTTACAGAAAGGGCCGTGTTAGTTTCTGTCTGCAAGAGGACACGCGCACCTCTCCTCTTCTGCTTCTTGAATTCGCAGTCCCCACATCTTACTTAGCCAGAGAGATGCAGTACGGGCTGCTCCGCATAGCCCTAGAGTGCGACCGACAAAAAGAGAGTTCCAGCTGGTGCTCCCTCTTTCGCGTCCCGGTGTGGTCCATGTACTGCAATGGCAGGAAAGTTGGGTTTGCAATAAGGAGGCAGCTGAGTGGGAGCGACGCTGGAGTACTGAAGCTGATGCAGTCGGTGTCTGTGGGTGCTGGGGTTTTGCCTGTGCCTCCCATGTCAGAAGATGGAGAGCTCATGTATTTACGTGCCACTTTTCAACGAGTCATAGGTTCTGCTGACTCAGAGTCATTTCACATGATGAATCCTGTTGGCAGTTCAGGCCAAGAACTCagtatttttcttttaagatCGTGA